Proteins encoded together in one Vulcanisaeta thermophila window:
- a CDS encoding DNA primase → MIRCFNNLTDFMIKYPFSKEGLNRFRRITETEGLYVNDLPNMEEGRKLLKRAHEILKEALINHTIRDNWDLGDYEVVAHYVAIILASHLDKSLWRRFADVESKRFSARLGSEDLECVLYIAREFDIRIARVRDLDLGERFTEAFDIGVRVWDYLRFMPKNDPNWKLVNRYLVNGWVLMDIKDLVRLVEEAVEGMVMNLIERASEDKEATEKLVEALGGLNDLMKLSIKPRIKIQPRGGLPPCMEAIINEIRSGGNPSHQARFALASFMLRKCHDVEGRPVEECVEDVVNLFRTVADFDEKVTRYQVEHIAGLRGGRKFYMPPSCEEMNSLGLCPTNMGCGVKNPLQYASRAVARQAAGN, encoded by the coding sequence ATGATTAGGTGCTTTAATAATCTCACGGACTTCATGATCAAGTACCCCTTTAGTAAGGAGGGACTTAATAGATTTAGGCGAATCACGGAGACCGAGGGCCTATACGTAAACGACCTACCAAACATGGAAGAAGGCAGGAAACTACTCAAGAGGGCCCATGAAATACTAAAGGAAGCACTGATTAATCACACCATTAGGGATAATTGGGACCTTGGGGATTACGAAGTCGTGGCACACTACGTGGCAATAATACTTGCATCGCACCTAGACAAGTCGCTATGGAGGAGGTTCGCTGATGTCGAGAGTAAGAGGTTTTCCGCAAGGCTTGGGTCTGAGGATCTAGAGTGTGTTCTCTATATTGCCCGTGAGTTTGACATTAGGATTGCCAGGGTTAGGGACTTGGATTTAGGTGAAAGATTCACTGAGGCCTTTGACATAGGTGTCAGGGTTTGGGATTACCTCAGGTTCATGCCGAAGAACGACCCGAACTGGAAGCTGGTGAATAGGTACTTAGTTAATGGCTGGGTTCTCATGGACATTAAGGACCTGGTTAGGCTTGTGGAGGAGGCTGTGGAGGGCATGGTCATGAACCTAATAGAAAGGGCCAGTGAAGATAAAGAGGCTACTGAGAAATTAGTTGAGGCATTGGGTGGGCTCAACGACTTAATGAAGCTGAGTATTAAGCCCAGGATCAAGATCCAACCAAGGGGTGGTTTACCTCCGTGCATGGAGGCAATAATCAACGAGATAAGGAGCGGGGGCAACCCGAGTCACCAGGCTAGGTTTGCCCTGGCCTCCTTCATGCTCAGGAAGTGCCACGACGTCGAGGGTAGGCCCGTTGAGGAGTGTGTGGAGGATGTGGTGAACTTGTTCAGAACTGTGGCTGACTTCGACGAGAAGGTCACCAGATACCAGGTGGAGCACATTGCGGGCCTCAGGGGTGGTCGTAAATTCTACATGCCACCATCCTGCGAGGAAATGAACTCATTGGGGCTATGCCCCACAAACATGGGGTGCGGCGTGAAAAACCCACTACAGTACGCCTCCAGGGCCGTTGCGAGGCAAGCGGCAGGGAATTAA
- a CDS encoding nucleotidyltransferase codes for MSAGDVDKLLNYIRRVLIKVGSELMKRGVEFILIGSAIIPLIYRVNWNVHDIDLFIINKSTVEDPELFEEIARENDWDVGTDMSGMMYYEVLVDAEVFRVDLMENLLDIYIPAEMISNAIRIKLDGLEVRSIRLEDLLVLKAREASEEGDEFLSKIAELLADPESGLSIDRDYLKRAINYYPDEAESIARRLEKSGIYLE; via the coding sequence GTGTCCGCTGGGGATGTTGATAAGCTACTTAATTACATAAGGAGGGTTTTGATTAAGGTGGGCTCTGAATTGATGAAGAGGGGTGTGGAGTTCATACTCATTGGTAGTGCCATAATACCCCTCATTTACAGGGTGAATTGGAACGTCCACGACATAGACCTATTCATAATAAATAAGTCCACGGTGGAGGACCCGGAACTCTTTGAGGAGATAGCCAGGGAGAATGATTGGGACGTGGGCACGGACATGAGCGGTATGATGTACTACGAGGTCCTGGTGGATGCCGAGGTCTTTAGGGTGGACCTCATGGAGAACCTACTGGACATATACATACCGGCCGAGATGATAAGTAACGCCATAAGGATTAAGCTTGATGGGCTTGAGGTGAGGAGTATAAGGCTTGAGGACCTACTGGTGCTAAAGGCTAGGGAGGCCAGTGAGGAGGGTGATGAATTCCTCTCGAAAATAGCCGAGTTACTGGCGGATCCAGAAAGTGGGTTGAGCATTGATAGGGATTACCTAAAGAGGGCCATTAATTACTACCCGGACGAGGCGGAGTCCATAGCCAGGAGGCTTGAGAAGTCGGGAATATACCTAGAATAA
- a CDS encoding 50S ribosomal protein L6 produces MSRQPYVSEVVEVPSNVKVEVVGSRVSVKGPLGALERDFGNVPVIIRLDGNTVVVESHFAGRREKALVGTIAGHIRNMITGVTRGWRYKLKIVYSHFPISVKVQGNQLVIENFLGRRSKITLEIPKGIKVSTTKDDIVVEGIDKELVSQFAANIELATTLRGEERISPHGREGGPGVLDGIYVYAFENIK; encoded by the coding sequence ATGTCTAGGCAGCCTTATGTGTCGGAGGTTGTGGAGGTGCCCAGTAATGTTAAGGTGGAGGTTGTGGGTAGCAGGGTTAGTGTTAAGGGCCCCCTTGGAGCGCTGGAGAGGGATTTTGGGAATGTACCCGTTATAATTAGGCTTGATGGCAACACAGTGGTTGTGGAGTCCCACTTCGCTGGTAGGAGGGAGAAGGCCCTGGTTGGTACCATTGCTGGTCATATTAGGAATATGATTACGGGGGTGACCAGGGGCTGGAGGTATAAGTTGAAGATTGTTTACTCGCACTTCCCCATTAGCGTTAAGGTTCAGGGTAATCAATTGGTAATTGAGAACTTCCTGGGCAGGAGGTCCAAGATAACCCTGGAGATACCCAAGGGTATTAAGGTGAGCACCACTAAGGATGACATAGTGGTGGAGGGTATAGATAAGGAGTTGGTTAGTCAATTCGCAGCGAATATTGAATTGGCCACGACACTCAGGGGTGAGGAGAGGATTAGCCCGCATGGGCGTGAGGGTGGCCCTGGCGTGCTTGATGGTATCTACGTGTACGCATTCGAAAATATTAAGTAA
- a CDS encoding ATP-binding protein produces the protein MNPTLKWTLLTTLLIIGIAYHPLALLLPLLLIIKDVRDWLIEGFLSLVNPGLAPRLVVMEDYVYDAKNGVFHVVYKAEPLYDLARLTGPQYTNLWSELLRRLGLGHGEYVTFMSVNGQKYVRASLRGSGNDADSVRTRLSAIEAVLRQYFILTPLDGPELRKLMGFPKPLSRARNAAALAVLALVAYLLMGPYSLAFTIPFTALTVKSLGNYSVVRGGMLSTLRFRLAGSVMYFTMPEEEDIKQIAESNASLVSNYAIAITSNPEFRGEVVARVAREYERFVVQERGKSLARSQQWRVVLDRITQRAEEPVKVMIALDKPLNNPYMVFRASTTQLHLWVEPSINELSFDIAVIPIFHGGKLVSTSTRAVVKLGRDRENRDLTIDLDALPSGHALVVGPTGMGKTWTVSTILYRLMKSGIKVLILDPHGEYLRIPGIEPIDATKTFINIFELDGVTDIERIDRIANTFTTVFGVDPNSLIPALRTLYLDDTYHDFHEAMRKLRLEVEDTRTGLVLDKIMSYLGDAKIVGTPELLNNKALLFTNTRPVPDIMEFMMLNIIDHTYTYTMSRNIGEHLQQLLVVDEAYYVLRNPLSQLYVRGLRKFGLGTIFITQTLSDIDDDIIRNIPLAVILGGPDPYVLSVAEKYKLTDEDIKWLSTALPPHMQALTTKALIITGPIKRLGYIELEPTIKQNQ, from the coding sequence GTGAACCCCACACTCAAATGGACACTCCTAACCACACTACTAATCATTGGAATCGCCTACCACCCACTGGCCCTGCTACTACCCCTATTACTAATTATTAAGGACGTTAGGGACTGGCTCATTGAGGGCTTCCTGTCGCTGGTGAATCCTGGTTTGGCGCCTAGGCTCGTGGTTATGGAGGACTACGTCTACGACGCAAAGAACGGCGTATTCCACGTGGTGTACAAAGCAGAACCGCTTTACGACTTAGCCAGGCTCACCGGGCCTCAGTACACAAACCTATGGTCAGAACTACTACGTAGGCTGGGCCTAGGCCATGGCGAGTACGTAACATTCATGAGCGTGAATGGACAGAAGTACGTGAGGGCCTCACTGAGGGGTTCGGGGAATGATGCGGATTCAGTACGCACCAGGCTAAGCGCCATAGAGGCTGTGCTTAGGCAGTACTTCATACTAACTCCACTCGACGGGCCCGAGCTGAGGAAACTCATGGGCTTCCCCAAACCCCTTAGTAGGGCCAGGAATGCCGCTGCCCTGGCTGTCCTGGCCTTGGTTGCTTACCTTCTCATGGGCCCATACTCACTGGCTTTCACAATACCCTTTACAGCACTCACCGTAAAGTCCCTGGGTAATTACAGCGTTGTGAGGGGTGGCATGCTCAGCACACTTAGGTTTAGGCTTGCTGGGTCTGTTATGTACTTCACAATGCCCGAGGAGGAGGACATCAAGCAGATTGCGGAGTCCAACGCCTCGTTAGTGAGTAATTACGCCATTGCCATAACTAGCAACCCGGAGTTCCGTGGCGAGGTGGTGGCTAGGGTGGCTAGGGAGTACGAGAGGTTCGTTGTGCAGGAGAGGGGTAAGTCCCTGGCGAGGAGCCAGCAGTGGAGAGTGGTTCTTGATCGAATTACACAAAGGGCCGAGGAGCCTGTGAAGGTGATGATCGCACTGGACAAGCCGCTGAATAACCCGTACATGGTCTTCAGGGCATCAACAACCCAGTTACACCTGTGGGTTGAGCCCAGCATTAACGAGTTGAGCTTCGACATAGCCGTGATACCCATATTCCACGGGGGCAAGCTAGTGAGCACCTCCACGAGGGCAGTGGTTAAGCTCGGCAGGGATAGGGAGAATAGGGACTTAACCATAGACCTGGACGCACTACCGAGTGGGCACGCACTGGTGGTGGGCCCAACGGGTATGGGCAAAACCTGGACAGTCTCAACAATACTGTACAGATTGATGAAGAGCGGAATCAAGGTCCTCATTTTGGACCCACACGGTGAGTACCTAAGGATACCCGGTATCGAGCCCATCGACGCAACCAAGACCTTCATAAACATATTCGAGCTCGACGGAGTAACCGACATAGAACGCATAGACCGCATAGCCAACACATTCACCACAGTGTTCGGCGTGGATCCAAACTCCCTAATCCCAGCATTAAGGACATTATACCTAGACGACACATACCACGACTTCCACGAAGCAATGAGGAAGCTTCGCCTAGAGGTTGAGGATACACGAACAGGGCTTGTGCTGGACAAAATCATGAGCTACCTAGGCGATGCAAAGATCGTGGGCACCCCAGAACTACTCAACAACAAAGCCCTACTCTTCACCAACACCAGGCCCGTACCAGACATCATGGAATTCATGATGCTCAACATCATAGACCACACATATACCTACACAATGAGCAGGAACATCGGCGAACACCTACAGCAGTTGCTGGTGGTTGATGAGGCCTACTACGTCCTGAGAAACCCACTGAGCCAACTCTACGTTAGGGGCCTCAGGAAGTTCGGACTTGGTACAATCTTCATAACACAAACACTATCCGACATCGACGATGACATAATCAGAAACATACCACTGGCCGTGATTTTAGGCGGGCCGGACCCGTACGTGCTAAGCGTAGCCGAGAAGTACAAACTCACCGATGAGGACATTAAGTGGTTGAGCACGGCACTCCCACCCCACATGCAAGCCCTAACCACAAAGGCACTCATAATAACAGGCCCCATAAAGAGACTCGGCTACATAGAATTAGAACCAACAATAAAACAAAACCAATAA
- a CDS encoding ATP-binding protein: protein MEDLKWVANLREDPSHHLFQLMILNETHMIVFGAIGTGKSSLMRNALVNIPSDYSVIVFDVVGNYEGYTDYYAPYPFNPLDYLSGLELTDIIREVLSIRFPRLQYIMTPAMDELLMRAYSWFEEPVKGIDSGAYPKNIEGLIKVLRDAIKVGIINTEDEVNSTRGLLRRLEYFRHWIFNETHPLIAKLLSGGLRGLSVGIDLHFLTSPLQRWFYVLSFIASLDSAGTTNIILIIDEAHLYFRTGESTLTFAIRTGRNRRRYFVLITQSPLDIPNELISSNKLFVEFPIAYSEPREMLFHEKPWLRRFGREAYYQGGAGVVAPPDIPWRESFTALMHAHLTRPELVDAFGGTFVELPIRVNVNEEPKITAITLKACCKALGVDPSIIYEFGFRADNVNLNEKLREVWQCIGDGYEEGPHTTY from the coding sequence ATGGAGGATTTGAAATGGGTTGCAAATTTGAGGGAGGATCCATCACATCACCTGTTTCAATTAATGATTCTGAATGAAACCCATATGATAGTGTTTGGTGCCATCGGGACCGGTAAATCAAGTCTCATGAGGAATGCCCTGGTTAATATTCCAAGTGATTACTCAGTAATTGTTTTCGATGTGGTTGGTAATTACGAGGGCTACACGGATTACTACGCACCATACCCATTCAACCCCCTGGACTACCTAAGCGGGCTGGAGCTCACTGACATTATCAGGGAGGTCCTGAGTATTAGGTTTCCACGGCTTCAGTACATAATGACGCCTGCCATGGATGAGTTGTTAATGAGGGCTTATTCATGGTTTGAGGAGCCCGTGAAGGGTATTGATTCAGGGGCTTATCCTAAGAATATTGAGGGCTTGATTAAGGTATTGAGGGACGCCATTAAGGTGGGGATTATAAACACTGAGGATGAGGTTAATTCAACAAGGGGTCTTCTAAGGAGGCTTGAGTACTTTAGGCATTGGATATTTAATGAGACGCACCCATTAATTGCGAAGCTTCTCAGTGGTGGGTTAAGGGGCCTCTCCGTGGGTATAGACCTACACTTCCTAACCTCACCACTACAGAGGTGGTTCTACGTGCTATCATTCATAGCCTCCCTCGATTCGGCAGGCACCACAAACATCATACTCATAATCGACGAGGCACACCTTTATTTCAGGACTGGGGAGTCCACATTAACATTTGCAATAAGGACTGGTAGGAATAGGCGTAGGTACTTCGTACTAATTACCCAGTCACCCCTCGATATACCTAATGAATTAATAAGTAGTAATAAGCTCTTTGTGGAATTCCCCATAGCCTATAGTGAGCCCAGGGAAATGCTGTTTCATGAGAAACCATGGTTAAGGCGTTTCGGTAGGGAGGCCTATTACCAAGGGGGTGCTGGTGTTGTGGCCCCACCTGATATACCATGGCGTGAATCATTCACGGCATTAATGCATGCGCACTTAACAAGGCCGGAGCTCGTTGACGCATTTGGGGGGACATTTGTTGAGTTGCCGATACGGGTGAATGTTAATGAGGAGCCTAAGATCACGGCGATAACCCTTAAGGCCTGCTGTAAGGCTCTGGGTGTGGATCCCAGTATCATTTATGAGTTTGGGTTTAGGGCTGATAATGTGAATTTGAATGAGAAGTTACGGGAGGTTTGGCAATGCATTGGTGATGGGTATGAGGAGGGTCCTCACACTACTTATTGA